In Sphingomonas panacisoli, one genomic interval encodes:
- a CDS encoding molybdopterin-dependent oxidoreductase, whose product MTIVTRRALVGFGAAGAGLLLSGCDQLANQPGFRKILFSGDKINRGLQRALSDRATLAPEFRADQMSPNFRVNGTRNPNTPDYNVHVASRFADWRVQIGGLVDRPLSLSIPDLGAMPQRAQITRHDCVEGWSAIGKWQGPMLGTVLQAAGVRTSARYIVFTCADLYNGAPYYESIDMVDAFHPQTILAWAMNDQRLSVGHGAPVRLRVERQLGYKHAKYVAKVDAVASLDGIGRGQGGYWEDAIGYDWYAGI is encoded by the coding sequence ATGACGATCGTCACGCGCCGCGCGCTGGTGGGATTCGGTGCCGCCGGGGCGGGTCTGCTGCTGTCGGGCTGCGACCAACTCGCCAATCAGCCGGGATTTCGCAAGATCCTGTTTTCGGGCGACAAGATCAACCGCGGACTGCAGCGTGCGCTCAGCGACCGCGCAACGCTCGCCCCTGAATTCCGTGCCGACCAGATGTCACCCAACTTTCGCGTCAACGGCACGCGCAACCCCAACACACCCGATTATAACGTACATGTCGCGAGCCGCTTCGCCGATTGGCGCGTGCAGATCGGCGGGCTGGTGGATCGCCCGCTATCGCTCAGCATTCCGGATCTCGGCGCGATGCCGCAACGCGCGCAGATCACGCGGCACGACTGCGTCGAAGGGTGGAGCGCGATCGGCAAGTGGCAGGGACCGATGCTCGGCACCGTGCTGCAGGCGGCAGGCGTGCGTACCTCCGCCCGCTACATCGTGTTCACTTGCGCCGACCTGTACAACGGCGCGCCCTACTACGAATCGATCGACATGGTCGATGCCTTCCACCCGCAGACCATCCTTGCCTGGGCGATGAATGACCAACGGCTGTCGGTCGGTCATGGCGCACCCGTCCGCCTGCGCGTCGAGCGCCAGCTCGGGTACAAGCACGCCAAATATGTCGCAAAGGTCGACGCGGTCGCCAGCCTGGACGGGATCGGCCGCGGACAGGGCGGCTATTGGGAGGATGCGATCGGCTACGACTGGTACGCGGGAATCTAG
- a CDS encoding DUF4760 domain-containing protein — MADGAAALALQVIQTLAVLVGVVFGLIQLRQIKHQQESAAGAAMLQSLQSTDAGSTALILVELPDDLPGAELKQRLGQDFDRVIALASMFESVGPLVARGQVPIDIYADFYRGATVLCWRKLRRYVAERRKAGWSNLFEWFEWLSDQMDRRSPLHSDVPASVAFRDWRSEADFDRLQAGR; from the coding sequence ATGGCTGACGGCGCCGCCGCCCTTGCGTTGCAAGTGATCCAGACGCTGGCGGTGCTCGTCGGCGTCGTGTTCGGACTGATCCAGCTCCGCCAGATCAAGCATCAGCAAGAGTCCGCGGCGGGGGCGGCGATGCTGCAGTCGCTCCAATCGACCGATGCCGGAAGTACGGCGCTGATCCTCGTCGAACTGCCCGACGATCTGCCGGGCGCCGAACTCAAGCAGCGGCTCGGTCAAGATTTCGACCGCGTCATCGCGCTGGCATCGATGTTCGAAAGCGTCGGGCCGTTGGTCGCGCGCGGGCAGGTGCCGATCGATATCTATGCCGATTTCTATCGCGGCGCGACGGTGCTGTGCTGGCGCAAGCTGCGCCGTTACGTGGCGGAACGTCGCAAGGCGGGCTGGAGCAACCTGTTCGAATGGTTCGAATGGCTGTCCGACCAAATGGATCGCCGATCGCCGCTGCATTCCGATGTGCCGGCGAGCGTCGCGTTTCGTGACTGGCGCAGCGAAGCGGATTTCGATCGGCTGCAAGCCGGGCGGTAA
- a CDS encoding MATE family efflux transporter, which yields MTATLTRRSILAQAWPIMLGQITVPLVGLVDTAVIGRTGDAVALAAVALGSFVVTFLFWTFGFLRMGMTGLTAQAVGADDQAEVRALLVRGVATGFALGVVLLALQALVVPLAFRLFAGSGQLDAVAESFVAARLFGAPAALAGSAINGWLLGLGKTRHALVLQVVMNVANIGLDLLFVWHFHLGARGVGFGTTSAEWIALATGLAIVGNVLGAEGRAAIRIGLRGAFDRQALKRLFGVNADIMIRTVALLALFGWFANAGARLGPVQLGANHVLSQFVGLAAYVLDGFAFTAEARVGQAIGAKSRADFLRAIRLTGEFSVASGLVFVAAIALGGPWLVDLMTTNPEVKAHALALAPFAALQPLIGAPAWLLDGIFIGATRGRALRNAAILSTMLYIATDLALRPWAALGVWIALTLSYVYRAGALALYWPGLLKDLGPPPPLAEPSPGT from the coding sequence ATGACCGCCACCCTGACCCGACGCTCGATCCTAGCGCAGGCCTGGCCGATCATGCTCGGGCAGATCACCGTGCCGCTGGTCGGGCTGGTCGATACCGCGGTGATCGGGCGAACCGGCGATGCGGTCGCGCTGGCGGCGGTGGCGCTGGGCAGCTTCGTCGTGACCTTCCTGTTCTGGACGTTCGGCTTCCTGCGGATGGGGATGACCGGGCTGACCGCGCAAGCGGTCGGGGCCGACGACCAGGCCGAAGTCCGCGCGCTGTTGGTGCGCGGCGTCGCGACGGGCTTTGCGCTGGGCGTGGTGTTGCTGGCGCTGCAGGCGTTGGTCGTGCCGCTTGCCTTCCGCCTGTTCGCCGGGTCGGGTCAGCTCGATGCGGTGGCGGAAAGCTTCGTCGCCGCGCGCCTGTTCGGAGCACCCGCGGCGCTGGCGGGGTCCGCGATCAACGGCTGGCTGCTCGGCCTCGGCAAGACCCGCCACGCGCTGGTGCTGCAGGTCGTCATGAATGTCGCGAACATCGGCCTCGACCTGTTGTTCGTCTGGCATTTCCATCTCGGCGCGCGCGGGGTCGGGTTCGGGACCACGAGCGCCGAGTGGATCGCGCTGGCGACCGGGCTGGCGATCGTCGGCAATGTGCTGGGCGCCGAGGGACGGGCCGCGATCCGCATCGGGCTTCGCGGCGCGTTCGACCGCCAAGCGCTCAAGCGGCTGTTCGGCGTCAATGCCGACATCATGATCCGCACCGTCGCGTTGCTCGCTCTGTTCGGCTGGTTCGCCAATGCCGGCGCGCGGCTTGGGCCGGTGCAACTTGGCGCGAATCATGTCCTGTCGCAGTTCGTCGGGCTGGCCGCCTATGTCCTCGACGGCTTCGCCTTCACCGCCGAAGCGCGCGTTGGTCAGGCGATCGGGGCGAAGTCGCGCGCCGATTTCCTGCGCGCGATTCGGCTGACCGGCGAGTTCTCGGTCGCGAGCGGCCTCGTGTTCGTCGCGGCGATCGCGCTGGGTGGGCCGTGGCTGGTCGATCTGATGACCACCAACCCTGAGGTTAAGGCGCACGCTCTGGCGCTGGCGCCGTTTGCGGCGCTGCAGCCGCTGATCGGTGCGCCGGCGTGGTTGCTCGATGGCATCTTCATCGGCGCGACGCGCGGCAGGGCTTTGCGGAACGCTGCGATCCTGTCGACGATGCTCTATATAGCGACCGACCTCGCGCTCCGCCCCTGGGCTGCGCTGGGCGTGTGGATCGCGCTGACGCTCAGCTATGTCTATCGCGCCGGCGCGCTTGCGCTCTACTGGCCGGGCTTGCTCAAAGACCTCGGGCCGCCACCGCCGCTTGCAGAGCCGTCGCCCGGGACCTAA
- a CDS encoding argininosuccinate synthase, whose amino-acid sequence MTDSSIKRVVLAYSGGLDTSVILKWLQQTYNCEVVTFTADLGQGEELEPARKKAEMAGVKPEHIFIDDLKEEFVKDYVFPMMRANALYEGLYLLGTSIARPLIAKRQIEIARQVNADAVSHGATGKGNDQVRFELGYYALNPDIKVIAPWREWDLTSRERLIEFAEKNQIPIAKDKRGEAPFSTDANLLHTSSEGKVLEDPWQEVPDYVYSRTVNPEDAPDQPETITIDFERGDGVALNGQAMSPATLLAALNDLGRKHGIGRLDLVENRFVGMKSRGMYETPGGTIYHLAHRGIEQITLDRGAAHLKDELAPRYAELIYNGFWFAPEREMLQAAIDYSQEKVSGTVRLKLYKGSVIVTGRKSPNTLYSEKVVTFEDDQGAYDQRDAAGFIKLNALRLRLLGRRDG is encoded by the coding sequence ATGACCGACTCCTCCATCAAGCGCGTCGTGCTTGCCTACTCCGGCGGCCTCGACACTTCCGTCATCCTCAAATGGCTCCAGCAGACCTATAATTGCGAGGTGGTGACCTTCACCGCCGATCTGGGCCAGGGCGAGGAACTCGAACCGGCGCGCAAGAAGGCGGAGATGGCGGGGGTCAAGCCCGAGCACATCTTTATCGACGATCTGAAGGAAGAGTTCGTCAAGGACTATGTCTTCCCGATGATGCGCGCCAATGCGCTGTACGAGGGGCTGTATCTGCTCGGCACGTCGATCGCGCGGCCGCTGATCGCCAAGCGCCAGATCGAGATCGCCCGCCAGGTGAATGCGGACGCGGTCAGCCACGGTGCGACCGGAAAGGGCAACGATCAGGTCCGCTTCGAACTCGGCTATTACGCGCTCAACCCCGACATCAAGGTGATCGCGCCGTGGCGCGAATGGGACCTGACCAGCCGCGAACGCCTGATCGAATTCGCCGAAAAGAACCAGATCCCGATCGCCAAGGACAAGCGCGGCGAAGCGCCGTTTTCGACCGACGCGAACCTGTTGCACACCTCGTCCGAGGGGAAGGTGCTCGAGGATCCGTGGCAGGAAGTGCCGGATTACGTCTATTCGCGCACGGTCAATCCCGAGGACGCGCCCGACCAGCCCGAGACGATCACGATCGATTTCGAACGCGGCGACGGTGTGGCGCTCAACGGTCAGGCAATGAGCCCCGCGACCTTGCTCGCGGCGCTCAACGACCTCGGGCGCAAGCACGGCATCGGCCGGCTCGACCTGGTCGAGAACCGTTTCGTCGGCATGAAGTCTCGCGGGATGTACGAGACGCCGGGCGGGACGATCTATCACCTCGCGCATCGCGGGATCGAGCAGATCACGCTCGACCGCGGGGCGGCGCACCTGAAGGACGAACTCGCGCCGCGTTATGCCGAACTGATCTATAACGGCTTCTGGTTCGCGCCCGAGCGCGAGATGCTGCAGGCGGCGATCGACTATAGCCAGGAAAAGGTGTCGGGCACTGTCCGGCTGAAGCTCTACAAGGGCAGCGTGATCGTAACCGGCCGCAAGTCGCCCAACACGCTGTATTCGGAGAAGGTCGTGACGTTCGAAGACGATCAGGGCGCGTACGACCAGCGCGACGCGGCGGGCTTCATCAAGCTCAACGCACTGCGACTGCGCTTACTCGGGCGGCGCGATGGCTGA
- a CDS encoding SAM-dependent methyltransferase, with the protein MALIDTFFARAFKRGTLHVTYADGSTKSFGTPDPDFPDIAIHFTDARAPGMIVRNPSLGVAEALIEGRVVIDRGDIMGLLTLATANNRWEAETGALMPSAAARSLTWVKRKIDQFNRTRVSRQNVKHHYDIGNDFYDLFLDADRQYSCAYFLDPDDETLEQAQLDKKAHIAAKLALKPGMRVLDIGCGWGGMALYLHEKYGVEVLGITLSDEQIRLANERAAAAGVADHVKFELMDYRHLTGTFDRIVSVGMFEHVGPPQYRTFFKKCRDLLTEDGVMLIHTIGRAGAPGVTDEFTARYIFPGGYIPALSEIAKGYEGLRYYMTDCEVLRLHYAYTLQAWYDRAMANKDRIVAMYDEAFFRMWTFYLAGSCVSFRYGGMVNYQLQFARNRHALPITRDYMLAEEQRIPGKA; encoded by the coding sequence ATGGCGCTGATCGATACGTTCTTCGCCCGCGCGTTCAAGCGGGGTACGCTCCACGTCACCTACGCCGACGGCTCGACCAAGAGCTTCGGCACGCCGGATCCGGATTTCCCCGACATCGCGATCCACTTTACCGACGCGCGCGCGCCGGGGATGATCGTGCGCAACCCGTCGCTCGGCGTCGCCGAGGCGCTGATCGAGGGTCGCGTCGTGATCGATCGCGGCGACATCATGGGCCTGCTGACGCTGGCAACCGCGAACAATCGCTGGGAGGCAGAGACCGGCGCGCTGATGCCGAGCGCGGCGGCGCGGTCGCTGACCTGGGTCAAGCGCAAGATCGACCAGTTCAACCGCACGCGGGTGTCGCGCCAGAACGTCAAGCACCACTACGATATCGGCAACGACTTCTACGATCTCTTCCTGGATGCCGACCGCCAATATAGCTGCGCCTATTTCCTCGATCCGGATGATGAGACGCTCGAGCAGGCGCAGCTCGACAAGAAGGCGCATATCGCCGCCAAGCTGGCACTGAAGCCCGGCATGCGCGTGCTCGATATCGGCTGCGGCTGGGGCGGGATGGCGCTGTACCTGCACGAGAAATACGGCGTCGAGGTGCTGGGTATCACGCTCAGCGACGAGCAGATCCGGCTGGCCAACGAACGCGCGGCGGCGGCCGGCGTCGCCGATCACGTCAAGTTCGAGCTGATGGACTATCGCCATTTGACCGGCACGTTCGACCGCATCGTGTCGGTCGGCATGTTCGAACATGTCGGTCCGCCGCAATACCGCACCTTCTTCAAGAAATGCCGCGACCTGCTGACCGAGGACGGCGTGATGCTGATCCACACGATCGGCCGCGCCGGCGCGCCGGGCGTTACCGACGAATTCACCGCGCGCTACATCTTCCCCGGCGGCTATATCCCGGCGCTGTCGGAGATCGCGAAGGGATACGAGGGCTTGCGCTACTACATGACCGACTGCGAGGTCCTGCGGCTGCACTACGCCTACACGCTCCAGGCCTGGTACGACCGCGCGATGGCGAACAAGGACAGGATCGTCGCGATGTACGACGAAGCGTTCTTCCGGATGTGGACCTTCTACCTCGCCGGGTCGTGCGTCAGTTTTCGGTACGGCGGGATGGTCAATTACCAGCTGCAATTCGCCCGAAACCGTCACGCGCTGCCGATCACGCGCGACTACATGCTGGCGGAGGAGCAGCGGATCCCGGGGAAGGCCTAG